Within Candidatus Hinthialibacter antarcticus, the genomic segment AATTACTTGGTTTGGTGTTTCCCACCAATAAAATCTTCAAAATAATAAAATGGTCGCCGATTCCTCCTATGGGTTTCTTAGTTACATAACCTTTAATCGAATTTACAAGAACTGTCTAACTATATGATACCGAAGCACAGGTGTCAAGACAATATCTAAAAAAACTTAAAGGTTTTAGTTTAACGATGAGTCTCCCGATAAAACAACAATATAACAATACATCTCAAGTGGCTACAAGTTACCAAAAACATAATTCAATTACAAGAGGGATTTTCGGAAATAATGCTTTTTTCGCAAAAAATTTAGGGCATTTGCCTATTTTACTGCTTCAATAGAACAATTCATTGCTCATACCAGCACCAAAAACCCGTTTTCGATATTTATTCTCATGCGTGACAAAGGTTTATCTTCCGGTAGCATTCAAGTATTTCTTGGCCCGCCGAGCGCAAGCCGCCCGATGACGGCGATCACGCTATCATACATAATCGGCTTAATTCTAACAACTTACTTTGATATTCCCTATATTCTGCTCACAATTGCGGCTTTAACACTTCCTATATTGACCGCAATTGCCGTCCTCACAGGCCGCTTACAAGCGAAAACAAAAAGCGTTTGGCGGCTTTTGTTAGCCTTGGCGATGCTTTCAGGGGCTTTGCGCATGCAAACCCAGATCGAATCATGGGCGCTGCTGCAAGGACGGGTACAAAGCATAGCCCAAAGCGGCGAAATGTTGATAACCGGAACGGTCCAGGAATCGAACCGCTATGAACCCAACTCGCAAACGCTGGTTCTCAAACAAGTTTTCGTGGAAAAATGGGGGCGCTCTCAGCCATTTCCATGCGATCTGATTGTGAGGACAGGCCATTTGCCGCAAGACGCACACATTGGAGATCACGTCCAATTTACTGGACGCATCGCGCCGATCCGGGGGCTGAGGGTGCAAACAGGCTTTGATTTTCAACAATACCGCTATGCGCAAAACGTCTTCGCGGAATCCTACGTCTCTTCAGACGACGTCACAATCAATACCCAAAATGAATTCACCTTACGCACCGCCGCATTCCGGGCGCAAGACCAAATCAACACCCACTTATTGGCAGACGAAAGTTCAAACGAACAACGCGCGTTAATCAGCGGGTTGCTGTCTTCGATTGCATTGGGCATTCGTTCCGGCGTACCTGCTTCGCTCAACGATTCTCTCCACGCTTCGGGATTAGCGCACATCACTTCGATCAGCGGACTGCATGTCTCGCTGGTGCTGTTTGGTTTCGCCTTCGCGCTTAAACTGCTGGGGCTGCGTCGACGTTGGGCGGGCGGGCTGACGGTTGTGGTTGCGATTTTGTATTTATGCCTGGTGGGATTCCGCGTCCCGACTGTACGGGCTGCGCTGATGGCGTTTGTTCTCATCGGTAGTTACTTTACTGAACGCCGCGTCGATGCGCTCAATTCGCTGGGGCTGGCGGCGCTGCTCATCTTGCTCTACAACCCGTCAGAACTTTGGCTGCCGTCCTTTCAATTGTCATTCACCGCCGTGCTGGCGCTGGTTCTTTTCAATCCCATGCAGCAATGGCTCTTTCACGCTTTCCCCTTTGGATTCAAACATCTCGCCGAAGGGATGTTCGCATCGGTGGTGGTGATCTCCGCCCTGGCGCCGTTTTCGCTGCATACATTTCACGATATTACTCCCGCCGCCGTGTTGGGCAATTTGATCGCGATTCCGTTGCTGGGAATATTGCTGCCGCTCACCTATATATGGTTGGCAGTCAGCTGGCTGCCCTTTGGGCTTCTAACCAGCAGCATCGGCTGGGCGTTGGTGCAGGTCTGCCGCGCACTGTTGTGGACCATCCAAACCACGGCTGCTGACGGCGCGTTTCAATTCACGCTTGCGTTCCCCGGCGTTGCCTGTTTGGCGGTTGGATTATTGGCGCTGCTGCTTCTCGCCCGCCCGCTGGTTGATTGGGGGCGAATCGGGCCGTGCAGGGTGCTCAATCTCCATATCGCGTTGGTGCTCGCGTTGGCTTCGCTGCTTCTGTATGGACAACGACTGGCGCCGGGCAATCTGCGCGTTGACTTTGTCGCGCTAGGCCAGGGTGACTGCACCCTCATTCGTACGCCCAACGACAAGACCATCTTGATCGACGGCGGGCCGAAACCGTTTCACCAAACCTCCCGAACGATAACGCAATTGGAGGAGTTTCTGCTTGCGCAAGGCGTTAGCGCTATTGACCTCCTCATATTGACGCATCCACAGAACGACCACATCGGCGTTTTGCCTCAGGTCGCGCAGCGCTTCCCGGTTGGGCGTATGCTGGAAGGCGTTGCTGACAACAACTCAATGACATACCAAAATTTGGTCCGCGCCTTGGATGAACGCGGCGTCGAGCGCCATCCGATTCGGCAAGGCGACTCGTTCCAGATCGACGGCGTTGAGTTTTGGGCGCTGAACCCGGCGTTGGAGTCGCATGAGAAAGACATCAATGAGCAGTCGGTTGTCCTTTGGATGCGCTGGAAAAAATTTGACGCTCTCTTCACTGGAGACATTGGCAGCAAAACCGAACAGCGCCTCATCACGGATTATGACAATTGGGACGCGGACATATTAAAGGTCGCGCACCACGGTAGCCGCTATTCAACCAGCGATGGGTTTCTTAGAGAGACCCTGCCGGAATTTGCGATCATCCAAACAGGCCGTAATAATTATGGGCACCCGCATATTGATACGCGCCAGCGGCTCTATGACATCAATGCGCATATCCTGAGAACGGATTACGACGGCAGCATCCAACTGCAAACCGACGGCGAAGGCTATCGCCTCTACGCCTCCCGCAGCAACCGGCTGTATGTGTTTAAGGAAGAATAAAGCAAGCAGAGACGTACCAAACCTGCCTATCTATAAATCCACC encodes:
- a CDS encoding DNA internalization-related competence protein ComEC/Rec2, whose translation is MRDKGLSSGSIQVFLGPPSASRPMTAITLSYIIGLILTTYFDIPYILLTIAALTLPILTAIAVLTGRLQAKTKSVWRLLLALAMLSGALRMQTQIESWALLQGRVQSIAQSGEMLITGTVQESNRYEPNSQTLVLKQVFVEKWGRSQPFPCDLIVRTGHLPQDAHIGDHVQFTGRIAPIRGLRVQTGFDFQQYRYAQNVFAESYVSSDDVTINTQNEFTLRTAAFRAQDQINTHLLADESSNEQRALISGLLSSIALGIRSGVPASLNDSLHASGLAHITSISGLHVSLVLFGFAFALKLLGLRRRWAGGLTVVVAILYLCLVGFRVPTVRAALMAFVLIGSYFTERRVDALNSLGLAALLILLYNPSELWLPSFQLSFTAVLALVLFNPMQQWLFHAFPFGFKHLAEGMFASVVVISALAPFSLHTFHDITPAAVLGNLIAIPLLGILLPLTYIWLAVSWLPFGLLTSSIGWALVQVCRALLWTIQTTAADGAFQFTLAFPGVACLAVGLLALLLLARPLVDWGRIGPCRVLNLHIALVLALASLLLYGQRLAPGNLRVDFVALGQGDCTLIRTPNDKTILIDGGPKPFHQTSRTITQLEEFLLAQGVSAIDLLILTHPQNDHIGVLPQVAQRFPVGRMLEGVADNNSMTYQNLVRALDERGVERHPIRQGDSFQIDGVEFWALNPALESHEKDINEQSVVLWMRWKKFDALFTGDIGSKTEQRLITDYDNWDADILKVAHHGSRYSTSDGFLRETLPEFAIIQTGRNNYGHPHIDTRQRLYDINAHILRTDYDGSIQLQTDGEGYRLYASRSNRLYVFKEE